Genomic window (Rosa chinensis cultivar Old Blush chromosome 6, RchiOBHm-V2, whole genome shotgun sequence):
TGTACGCGGTTGGGAGGTTAGGGAGCTACATCTCGAGGGGGGTATACACCGTCTCGGGGCCCTTTCACCCTTTTGGTGGAGCTGTGGATATTATTGTAGTTCAACAAGAAGATGGGAGCTTCAAGTCTTCGGCATGGAATGTCAGGTTTGGCAAGTTTCAAGGAGTTTTGAAGTCCAAGGAGAAGGTGGTGAACATTTGTGTAAATGGAGAGGAGGCTAGTTTCCACATGTATTTGGATAATAAAGGGGAGGCCTACTTCCTTAGGGAGGTTGATGCAAAAGAAGGGGAATCTGTGTTGTTTCCTTCCACGTCTTCCAGTGATGAGACGGATGAGCAATCTCGAGAAAAGAGGCAGCCAGTGAAGTCCAAAAGTTGCAAGTATGATGCTGAAAGTTTGATTGTTGATCACAATAATAAGTGCAATGGGAAGGTATTATCCAGGACAAATTCCCGGAAGTCGCGGATATTTGGGATATTTGGAAGCAGGTCAATGAAGGAGAGAATGACGGTCAACGAGGAGGCAGAGGGTGACAATAGCACGATTGGAAGGGTGGATTCTTTGGAGCGTGCAGAGTTTGCGGCCAACCTTTTGGAGGTGAAATGGTCCACTAGTCTTGCCACCAAGAAAAACAGGAAAGAGGGTGGTTCTCGTCTCTCTTGTCCTGATATTTTGGAGAGTGGAGTTGATGAAGATATGCAGATTAGTTCTGAGCACCGCCGGGTTTGCTCATCTCTACCTGATTGTGCTTTGCAGGAGGCGACTGCCTTCTGCAATTCCCAAATAGGCAATGATCCTCTGTCTCGCTTTGACAAAACACCTAGTTATGCGGAGGAAGCTAGTCTAATTTCATGTTTAAACACCCCGAATATAGTGTCTAGAGTATGCATAGAATTGGATGAGTCTGGGGCAACTGAAAATGATGGAAATGTAAAGGCACTCGTACCCAATATCACAGGTTCGGATCCTACAATTCCACACTCACTAGAGGTGGAAGCATTTCCATTTCCTGGAAAGCGTTTTGTTGGACAGGTTTTTGATGACAAAGGTGTTGTACTAGCTGGCTGTGGCATTTCCGAGAAGGGCGGTGGAATAGATAGAGTTGAATCCTTTATTTACTGTCAATCATCAGAGAGTGCAGTAGTGGGAACATATGGTTCCAGCGAACAAACTCATGAAAAACTTTACATTGCTAGAGGAGATTGTGGAAAAGTTCATGTTCATGCCGAAGCAGTACATGCCAGAACTGAACTGCTATCTAAGGTAATCTTTCTTAGAATCTCTTGCAATGGTACAGAAGAGTTTTAAAACTATTTAAGAATGTGTGGATGTCATTTTTATTACGGCTTTTTAGCGACAAATATGTGTAGACAAATGAGGAAATAGAATGTAATTAGAAATTACCCCTTGACTAATATTGTTCTTATATCAATATACACTTGGATTTTAATTTTCATTGACTTGAGACCAAGTATGTGTGTTCTTGATCAGGAAGCAGTTACTGAGCAGTTTGTTGAAGATATTGCCTTAAAGGTGCAACCATTGGAGGCTCCTGAAACTTATTCTCACGAAACAGCTCATCATTCTTGCATAGGTAACCATAATGGGGACCTTGGAGGGCCAGCAAAAGATCCAGAGCACTGTAGTCAAATGGTCCATATTAATGCATTGCCTGATTCAGTTGAGATTGAATCACGTATCCTACCTAGGTTAAGCAATTCTGACCATCAAGTTCAAGATGAGAAAGAATTTAAAGGCGAAGATATCACATGTGATGTCCAAACCTCTCCCGGGTACATTAGTGGTTCTGAAATCACTCAAGCCACAAGTGTGGTGCCACCAGGGAGATTAGAAGAAGAACAATTCCTTTTCAGTGACTCTGACGAACTCAACACCACTAAGGTTCAATGCACGGAGTCAAGTTCTTCACAATGTGTAGATGGAGAAATTAGTGTCTTGTATGGTCCAGATGGCAGTAAAGAATTTAATGGGTCAGCAGTCAGTACAAATTATGAATCATACTCATCTCCAGAAAAGTTTGCTCAAGAAATCCCCTCAACTGGTTTTGAGAAAGTTATAGGTAAACTGAAGGCAACATCAACTACAGTCGACATCCCCAGAAATCAAAAGGCTGCTGATAAGGAAGTTGGGATGCTGGTGGGATCATTGCCCAGTATGTGGCATCAGACTGACAATTTGAGTGCATTGGATCTTGATGCTCCTTTAAGCCATTCGCTGGACTCAAAAGCCAAAACCTTGAAGTGGATACAGCAAAATAGAGATGATTTGAGCTGTATAAAGTTGGACATAGAGCAACAGTTACCTCTGGTGAAGCTAGACGCTGAGAATGCTGAGGGTACAGAGGAGCTCAAAGATGTTCCCGGCAGTCCTGCACTAGGTAAGAAACTTGGATTTATGCTTGTATGATATGCTTATTTTCAGGATTTTCATGTTCTGAAATGATATAGTGAGTGCgcacatgtgtgtgtgttttacgTCAAAATAGactatatatttatctttttccaCTAGTGTGTACAGAAGGGAAATTTTATTCGCACATCCctaaatacttaatacaccactcaTTTGATTTATTATTCtatcattttattaaatacacCACTCAAAGTACCTAAATTatcctcaaatctcaaaattctatataaaatcactatatataaatcaatattAAAATCATCATGCTAAACTTTATCATAATCACaacattctatatatatatatatatatatatatatatcataatgaATTTAAATGTGTTTAGTCAAGATTGttgaaaaataatcatgaacaAATGAAGAGGATCCCAACTAGGTTTATAACTACATTGTTGTTATTTTCTCTCCGTTACTTATCATGaaacaacatatacaatcaTAAAGATTTTGTAATGCAAAATTGCTAGTAGTCAAGCTTGTAGAAGAAGATTCCAATTAGGGTTTATATATCTCATactaggttttattttctttctattaattaccaagaaacaatatgaacaatCATAAGAATTTTGTAATTAATTGCTAATAATCAAGCTTGTCATGAACTCATGACAAAGATTTCAACTTGaatttataacaatattaaaagctattaaacaTATTCCAACTATAGTTCCTTTTCTAATATGGATGTCTTTTTAGTCATTTCATTTACCCATATAATCTGATTTTAAATGTAGAAAAATTAGAATATGTATTAAGTATCTAGGGATGTGTTAATAAAATTTATGATATATTCCATGACTGTCCATGGAATCTGGTTGGTAAAAACTGATTAATAGTCCACTTTCTTCGTAGTTAGACTTATTGCCTGAATTGCAATATTATGCAAATTGGAAAGATCTCATTTCTTTTTGGTGCAAAAATGTACAAGTTTCTTTATGCAAAGCTATCCATATGCAAACACTTGCTATATGAAGTATGGGATGGGATCTAATACTGCTTCGCAATCGTTTGATGCCCAAATCTGGATTTTAATAAATGTACCTCTCTAGGCCTGTCTTAGCTGCTTGTTGTCAGAAATAATGGCCAATATTTTTCCTAGGATGTAGTTGCTTCTATTGTTTTATAGATGTTTCATTTGGAAGAGACAAATATTTGAGTGCCTAGGGGAATGATAGCTGTTGACCAAGTTGAGAAAAACCATTACAGGAGATCCATCAAAAGCTAGTGTTACCCCTAGTGGAAGCTGGAAACTCTGGCCTTTCCGTTTCAGGAGAACAAATTCCCAGAAGGCTATGCAACCAAATCTGAATGATTGTGGAAGTCCTGAAGTTGAGAATGCTTCAGAGAGCGTGGTTGGTGTGGATAGTAGTAACATTGTGCTTACACCAAAGGGGATGAAGAAAACAGAAAGGGCAACCTCTCCAACATCTGAGCAGTTGGCATCCTTAAATCTAAATGAAGGGAGAAatacagtaactttcacattttctaCTGCAATGCTAGGAAAGCAGCAGGTAATATATTCCTGGGTTGTCAGTCTTGATGACAGTTAATtacttttgaatttgatttctttgtcATCTTATGTGTTCCAGATGTACTTGCTCTGCTTTCTTATAATTTTTGGTTCATTACAGGTTGATGCCAGAATTTATCTTTGGAAATGGAATACTCGTATAGTGATCTCAGATGTGGATGGGACAATCACAAAGTAAGGCTGTTATTTAAATATTATACCTAACTTTAATCCTTTGTATTCGAGAATTCCTCAAGTTCATGTTTTGTCCTACATCTTGCAAAAAGTAAGAAGTAAGCTAGATATATCCATTTGTCAAGGATATATTTTAACATGGTTAACAAGATAAGATAATAGTATGAAAACAAGAGGTTTTCTTGAACCAAAACTGGGACTTACCTGATTTGCCTGATCCACTTGATTTGCATCATTTTACAGATCAGATGTTCTAGGTCAGTTCATGCCCTTGGTTGGTGTAGATTGGTCACAAACAGGTGTCACACATTTGTTTTCAGCCATTAAGGTTTGCTTTGTCTCATCGCATTGTGCCATTGCCTCTGATGGAAATattatatgtttttatattttaattctCATGGGGCCTAATCTTTCCAGAGAGCTAATTATAATTTTAATATGATGCAGGAAAATGGATATGAATTACTTTTTTTGAGTGCACGTGCCATTTCTCAGTCCTCTCAGACGCGACAATTTCTGTTTAACCTTAAGCAGGTCGGTACTTGGTTCATGCTAAATATTTCGTGTATTTGAACaaaccaaataaaataaaataaagaaaaatcttTCTTTCCATATTTACAGGATGGGAAGGCTTTACCTGATGGGCCTGTTGTTATTTCTCCAGATGgactttttccttctctttttcggGAAGGTAAGTTTTATGTATGCACTCTGTTTTCCTAGAACTTAACTGCCATTAATTAGGCGTGTTTTGTGCTTGTTCGGATGGCCATTTTTACATCTACTCTCATGATAGAACAGAAGTGGTCAACTGCTTTATGTATTGTGCTGGAGCATGTTCTTTTCTTGTTCAATAATGTGTTacttataaaaaattaaaaatacaaaCAATTAAATGCCTACTCAAACAAAATATATGTTTCGTATGCTAAGAAGTAATTTTAAAGGACATACGCCACATCAGAGTCTCGTCACTGAATCCCACCTAATTTTAtaatgcatgaactgactcttGCTCTGTTTTTCACAGTTATCCGGAGGGCTCCTCATGAATTCAAGATTGCATGCTTAGAGGTTCCTTGCTTTCTACCTGTCGATTTGGGATATTCACTTGTCTTTTCTACATCATTTTTTTACCATATTCCTGATGGTGTAATTTGTTCCATCAGATTTGTCTTGCTTGTATATCTTTGCACTGTGGTCTGTAGATAAAAATCTTGCCGATTAATAATACTGATGTAGTATGATTGTTAGCTGATATTTGTTCATTAACTGACCAGTCTGTGAGTTTTTAGACTGTTTGTTGGTAATATTTCAGTTGCACCATTCGTTTCGTTTGAATATCttacattttccttttttttgcaGGATATCAAATCACTGTTCCCTTCTGATTGCAACCCGTTCTATGCTGGTTTTGGAAACAGAGATACTGATGAATTCAGCTACCTTAAGGTTGGAATCCCCTTGGGTAAAATCTTCATCATTAATCCCAAGGTAATTAAGACCTTCATGACAACTTAGCAGTTATATTGAAATCTGTAATATATCTACGTCAAATgccaacttttctttttctgatgaTTTGGGTATGCAGGGTGAGATTGTTGTGAACCGCCGTGTTGATGCAAAGACATATACCTCCCTTCATGCTCTCGTAAATGGCATGTTCCCCCCCACAACCTCCTCACACGAGCAGGTATTGGTTCTGCAATAATTCTGTTCTAAATTTGTTGCTCTTGGCCATTTTAATAACTTTTAAATATCCAAGTCAGGAGGAACCCTCTGACCATGCTTTCCTTCCCATGTTGATTACAGGAGGATTTTAATTCGTGGAATTTCTGGAAACTCCCACCACCTGATGTCAGTTGAGGTGTAAAACAGTCTTTGGCCTTCTTTGGTCCTCTCTAGATATGTAAATAGATGAGTTTTGCGACGCTTGTTTCAGAATTGTCAAGGTAAATTCCAACTTCACATTTGCTTAATCTGTCAGAAACTCAGTGTGGAGTTTTGGTTGTAGAATGACAGTGCAGCATCCAATGAACTTTCAGAATATGATCGCTGAAGTTCTGCTTTGCTTCATTTTTGCTGAGCTGGCTGATATAGTGGCGACTCGAAGCAATATATGGAAGACATACAGAAAAACAGTTGGACGGAGGGATCCTGCTCCAGTTGGTCTCGTTGTTTTTCTCTGTTAAATCCAATTTTGTCTAGTTCACGTATTTTAGTCCCATGAACACTTCGATTTGTAAGTATTATTGGACACCGACATGGGTAATAGGCTGTTGCACATATTTCATGTACAGAAATTATTTATAAATGTAAATTCATTTTTCATATCCTATACAATCGTTCTGATCCTTTCGTGAAGGTCTACTTTTTTACTTCTTTTAGTTTTTACTGCAAGACCCGTAAGAACAGCATCAGTTTTCTGTTTCCAACTGAGAACTAATCAATACAAACTTTGATTTCTAATTCTATCACAATCAGTTATACGAATAAGATGTACATGGATTAAGGAGGGAATACTAAGCAATCCATAGCACCCCACCATGCCGAAGCATGTGCATGACCTTGGTGGTGCTACAGTTGCATTTATTCTGCCTCTGAAGGTCACTCATTCCATAGAGAATACAACACAAATCTATATAAATAGGGAGCTGATGATCAAAAGTGTATGATCCTGACACCCAAATACTTCTGTGCAAACTCTACAAGGTTGTCGAGTTCTTCTTCACCTATGTATCCGTCTTGATTGACATCTGCAGATCGTAACCCACGCCTGCTCTTGAACGTGGCAAAGCGTCCGCCGGTGGAGCGGATAGCCTGGCGGAGTTCCTCTTTGCTTATACGGCCATCTTTGTCAGTATCAAATTTCTTCAGCCATTTCTTCAACTCCTCGGTGGTCATAACACGTTTGCCATCACTAGCGACACACTTGCTCTTAATCGCCATTGAGAGAAGTATATAATTTAGCTTGTAGTAGTCGGATACTTGTATTAGCAAGTTTGTGCTGTAAAAGCCTTGGATCATCCTCTTTATAATCTGTTGGTGAcggagctctctctctctcccccgctTAGATTCGATTCAACTTTCCCCGACAATAATTTATCGAATGAGGTTCTACTGAAATGATCCAAACGTGAAAGAATTGGATTGCTGAGGATTCTTTTTATACCACCAGTACCACAGAGTCTAGTGGAGAATGAGTCAAAGAAGTGAAGAACTTGGGAAtacattttagaaaattacacacaagtgtcattttgaaactttaattaaccCTAATTTATACATACGTCCTTCACCATAGGGGTGaataaattattttatttcttctagcaaaaacaaaaagaaaaaagaaaaggttcctttcaaaaaaaaaaaaaaaagaggtttaTTAACTATTTAAGCCATTCTATTATGTTGAGAATATGACAAGTGGAACCTTACctgtgggtttataagggtttgagtcacttcatccattgccaattggttttagatgtgaaccctaaattactttatcatggtatcagagcgggttacccacgtgtgcatgcctaatggccacacgggctccacatCAACCAAAGTTGTCCACTTGTTTGGCTTGAAAATTTCACATGAGAAAAATGGAACCTTGCCTAAAAGTTGTCCActtgtatggcttgaaaattccacatgggaaaaatggaacCTTGAAAATttacgggctccacgtcaccaaaagttgcctatgggtttataagagtttgccactccatccattgccaattggttttggatgtgaaactcaaattactttatcatattATTGGGTAAATTATAAGGGTTTGGACCACTCtatccattgccaattagttttggatgtaAACCCCAAATTATTTTATCATATTGTTGGATGAAATTTCATGCCCACATTTTGAAGGCTAATAGGCTATGATAAGGAGTTGAGGACATATTAAAAAATTACTTTGAATTAAAATTTATAGTTTTAAATTAAATGCATGTTACTTGTTCAAATGAAATCAGAAGATGACAAATTGTTTTATTATAAGCGAAAAACTTAATGACTAATAATTATATTCtcaaatttaatagtttttgtGTGCAAGTTGTTACATAcataatacatatataattagaaTTAGATGAGTTGGTGTAAAAATTTGTGGTTGAATTCAATAACTGTACGATACACACACAGAGAACATctacaattcttaggttcacccatTAAGTGATTAAGTGAATGAACATATTCACACTTTCTTGCGATTAACGTagaataactttataattttctagtcaaaccattcatgttgtataacgtaatacaaagactagctctgtaaaaaatcaatcaaattaaagacattttagttatttatttatacgaaatacatggacggttcataataatagtagtaagagttgttagaaccatccatttgtttgattcaattagataaacTAATGATTTCTGATTCGATTTATTTTTTAcggagatgatctttaaaggctaatttaatatatggaccgttggattataaatttattaaataaaagaatGTTATTGACAATGGGGTGAATATGTTCGTTTACTCTAAGGATGAACCTAAAAATTATCCATCTTATTTTAACTTGGTAATTAGAAATACATGAGAAGAGGGACAACGTACGTATAGGTCACCTCCTTCCTTCACTTAGTTGGTCGCAGCTATACATTTATTACTGCTTACACACCAGGACGCTCATGCGTCTACACATACATACACACGTACACATATAAGACGTACCGAATCTAAAATACGTAGAGCAGTTAAGCTCATGTGTGAACCTGAAGCTGGTTTAATTACTGCGCGGTGTATACTTGAGTTCCAGGGTATAGGTGACTAGTTCATTGAGCTCCGTCTCGAGAGAGATGAAGCCATCCTTGTCGGCATCGGCACACCTTCGTCCTCGCCAAGCTCTGTAGTCGGGCAAAAGCGCCCCGAGTTTAGCGAACGCAGCCTTCACCTCATCCCAGGAGAGCTTGCCGTCTCCGTTCTTGTCATAACCTTTGAAAATATCTATGATCTGCTGCCTAGTGTACGGAACACCCTTTTGCATAATCTCAGGCTTCTGAGGCTTCGTCTGGTCTTTCCGCCCCATAATATATGCAAGAAAATTTAGGGATTGTTGGGTGAGATATGACTTTCACTACTATGAATTTGTATATGATGGATTAGTGGGTTGAGCAAAAcatctatatatagggctctgGCTGGTCCCTGCATATATTCCAATTCTAGGAGTCAGTAAAATATTTAGTGTATAAGCTAAATATATACGGGCATGATTAAGAAAAGATTGATATAATTGGTTATTGACAGTCAGTTTTATTTTCGTGGGTACAATGAACTTTAAGCAACTTATACTGTGACACTCCACTTATGTCCAGAAATATTATGCATATAAAATGTAATTTGtggttgccttttttttttttttttttttaatatccaaaTTGTAGTCTAGTTTACTAAAACTTGAAAGTTAAAACTTTTAATTAGGATAGGGTTGGACCCAAATAAATAGATTACTTGGGACCCCTCATGTGCGTTGTCACCATGGAACCTCTTAAAGTCGAAGAAAAGCATCTTAGGGATTCTGGTACCTAGCCCTAGCTCTTCTGCATCCATAATTTTAGTTCAAAGGTCTGGAATAACTGGAATCAAAATCGAATGGCTTGAGACAATCACTCCTCTTCTTTTGTATGGGTGCAAAATGCCCGTGGATTAATATTTATGTGATGCTTAGGGCCGGGATTGGCTAGCTTATTCAGGATAAGAACCGAAATTATATGTCAAGGCAAACACAGCATAAAACTTTTAGAAATTCGAAGATGATATTGACTCCGAAGCTTCATTTGAATCGAATCAATAAGTTACGGACTTGTTCATTTCCAAATGGGGTCTCAGCTTAGTTACAGTTGATATTCTTGAAACATTCAAGCAGTAACCAACCTCGTGTGGCACGTGTACTGCTTTTATAAGAGTAAAAGCGAAAGGCTGATGGATCTATTATTCCATACGAATAAAAGCAAAGAAATATTGTACCAATGGGAGAGAATATGTTGTCTATCTCACATCGAATAAAAGCCacttgttcttccttacttggGTCCAAATAGTATAAAAGTTAAGATTGATGTAACATACGATCTACGTCCAGGTGTCCACCAGAGCACGTACAGTTGGTTCAGTATCATCTCTATCCGACcagtttctctcttcttcttcatttttttttcctttctgttAATCTAGTTTGGTACTTTAGTCTCATGAACACTTCGACTTGTAAGTATTATTAAGAACAAATAACAATACCTAAGTTCACCCTCATTGTCAATTatcatatttttacttaataaatttataatccaacggtctatatcttaaattatcctttaaagatcatctctgtaaaaaatcaatcgattcggaaatcgtttaattatctaattgaatcaaacaaatggatggttctaacaacacttactactactatgatgaaccgtccatgcatttcatagaaatgaataactaaaaggtctttaatttgattaattttttacagagctaatctttatattacgttatataacatgaatggttggattagaaaattataaagctATTATGTGTTAATCGCAAGAGATGGTGAATTTACTCATTCACCCTAAGGgtaaacctaagaattgttcttatTGGAAACCAACATGGGTATTTAATGGCATTCCCGCATAGTTGTTCGTAAGTTAGGAGTTATTGGGGAGTTTTCTAATAGTGCATCTAACTTATAATTGAAGATGATGTTGCAATCGGGTGCTAGAATGCTTCACTCGTAGTCAGACGCCTGTTGTGTGttttgatatttgattcattTGGCTCTGCTTAATCTTacttatgtttttgttttgttgtttcgTCTAATTGGTTCTGACTTCATGTTCCCTCCTTTAGGTGCTATTTTTTCTATTAAATATATTTCTTCAattgccaaagaaaaaaaattaatatacatGCCTTCCGATTTGATCAGTTTTGGGGGCGATTGTAGCCGTGACTTTTGTTTAGTcttgtgttttgtttatttttaatttcctgataaaagaaaaaataaaaatctctaAAGGGCAATTCTTAAATTCACCCCTAGgctgaatgagcatattcacccccattgtcgattaacatacttttacttcATAAATTCGGTCAATATCTTAAATTAgcatttaaagatcatctctgtaaaaaatcaatcaagtcggaaatcgtt
Coding sequences:
- the LOC112169143 gene encoding phosphatidate phosphatase PAH2, with product MYAVGRLGSYISRGVYTVSGPFHPFGGAVDIIVVQQEDGSFKSSAWNVRFGKFQGVLKSKEKVVNICVNGEEASFHMYLDNKGEAYFLREVDAKEGESVLFPSTSSSDETDEQSREKRQPVKSKSCKYDAESLIVDHNNKCNGKVLSRTNSRKSRIFGIFGSRSMKERMTVNEEAEGDNSTIGRVDSLERAEFAANLLEVKWSTSLATKKNRKEGGSRLSCPDILESGVDEDMQISSEHRRVCSSLPDCALQEATAFCNSQIGNDPLSRFDKTPSYAEEASLISCLNTPNIVSRVCIELDESGATENDGNVKALVPNITGSDPTIPHSLEVEAFPFPGKRFVGQVFDDKGVVLAGCGISEKGGGIDRVESFIYCQSSESAVVGTYGSSEQTHEKLYIARGDCGKVHVHAEAVHARTELLSKEAVTEQFVEDIALKVQPLEAPETYSHETAHHSCIGNHNGDLGGPAKDPEHCSQMVHINALPDSVEIESRILPRLSNSDHQVQDEKEFKGEDITCDVQTSPGYISGSEITQATSVVPPGRLEEEQFLFSDSDELNTTKVQCTESSSSQCVDGEISVLYGPDGSKEFNGSAVSTNYESYSSPEKFAQEIPSTGFEKVIGKLKATSTTVDIPRNQKAADKEVGMLVGSLPSMWHQTDNLSALDLDAPLSHSLDSKAKTLKWIQQNRDDLSCIKLDIEQQLPLVKLDAENAEGTEELKDVPGSPALGDPSKASVTPSGSWKLWPFRFRRTNSQKAMQPNLNDCGSPEVENASESVVGVDSSNIVLTPKGMKKTERATSPTSEQLASLNLNEGRNTVTFTFSTAMLGKQQVDARIYLWKWNTRIVISDVDGTITKSDVLGQFMPLVGVDWSQTGVTHLFSAIKENGYELLFLSARAISQSSQTRQFLFNLKQDGKALPDGPVVISPDGLFPSLFREVIRRAPHEFKIACLEDIKSLFPSDCNPFYAGFGNRDTDEFSYLKVGIPLGKIFIINPKGEIVVNRRVDAKTYTSLHALVNGMFPPTTSSHEQEDFNSWNFWKLPPPDVS